Proteins found in one Drosophila busckii strain San Diego stock center, stock number 13000-0081.31 chromosome 2R, ASM1175060v1, whole genome shotgun sequence genomic segment:
- the LOC108596490 gene encoding AF4/FMR2 family member 4 isoform X3: MDLSLERDSSALGSLFQQIINDMKNTSPLWEDFVAKASKLHTCLRAAIQAIAAYLDAFQKIADAATNSRGASKEIGTALTRVCLRHKAVETRLKSFTGAIMDCLVQPLQDKIEDWKRTVATIDKDHAKEHKRCRTELKKRSSDTLRLQKKARKGQTDNSLQSLMDSHMQDVTLRRAELEDVEKKSLRAAMIEERLRYCSFVHMLQPVVHEECEVMSELGHLQEAMQSIALVTKEPSVLPQASEELIHVAKASINLYPESPGGGSGSQGGGCSNSLGSRKSSVCSISSMNSSGSSNSPGHHHYQRSLSQFVTPAIRLKPGESSDSGFCSSPALTTQATNASNQTHAVATWPPHSQDVVDTLPPTADRPHTISTTYEKGHQRPPLTVYTFQNPETIHESSSSNSLVPTGNSSSGQNTPATQKSPAATLSRPPLPVRCSSLERPLSAQSNHRQNSAQNLLQRQCPSPIPAHITKELSAAHHAQQQSQPQQQQQQQPAPTYVNTCELAAMKLTQQQQQQSTPLLQQQSSIDSISSQHSNDSSTSSLQQQLLLHQQHQQQQQQQQHMNHQQPRSHSISSASSHTASSLHSHASLDSAVATAGGGAAAGYTNTSTTTPSSGCSTPQNHYSPLLTNSPTSTAAGTPSGGSIASGLGFVYQISSPTPPPSAHEPLKITESTATVDSAEADERSRASVLQKASMFEKQAAATTAPNNVPRRSEEIRVAEQQEMDKSFEDSIQALNNLIGELDSFQREIDEGKGKQQQQHNNNNSSSNSNSGASSNNSNQELLLLPTTIDSISNQTNSSGCGTDISDTTSEELEQQHQQQQQLAASSSRLGASDSELSRCYVSETSSLTAGYENPTFAHFAAQREDGSEGRSLYADSVSLAASDTVCQQRHAYVDSDSGSAVVVIYDHQIPNTPDIEFVKQNSEIVLLRTKDPQQLQLHEMRELQQLPDNLAGSPESPDGATGTSSSSSAPRAATATVAPAKQRLSSFRASSEQQLQLLGRASPHRGTVRPSLEQQQQPQQQQQQQQQQPQQQQLIASDSNGLRLKLPPKPSSLSIFNANTLDTSNSSSSSNSSSKPVIPRKFDFKADLDAKIRQQKLKVQQQLQQQQQSNSQQQLPAHSPTTTTTQSPPTTTATTPTTTTTSINCNVINKPDAIACASAIAASLSQIHLHRMPKPNQTSATYNHAPYKTPTTTATTTTTTPAAKLSLLSSSTSSSSSPTSSTITAAISAALLPAMPQLPARATPTPAATNSNNTITSNSFMCSNANANANAHAQVKPCITPRPASLSGGAGAGAAAALGGSSTRIARRSSINQAKPPPPVRRSSSVTPSPNNSNLLQHQQQMLSNSSEHLPPPPAFMLEAATATYNTTATTATDMPSSALRVSETVRALAALRHQPASPVALRRLQQQQQQHTQQQQQQRAPSLQTTPHTQSLHQSPATSAELDYEAYYNSYMQLHAYANSQQQQQQQQLHYQQQQQPPTPPPYQAPPPADGSFRTSSPSAGGIYAQPKLMSNMSSFRTSSPSPNGHGHAHALPPTQPKANPNLIAQLNARINSKQQQQQQHQQQQHVAEGIYGNAGDNIYMRGGLSMTQQQQQQHIDAAAQQAAQRQQQQQQQQQQQHYTCPPPLEDPPPPPIYSATMPKKMSRAHAAYSSNNSNHHGNSNNSSSSNMSNHMASAYAAASASATLPKNMLHQQQQQQQQQQQRLLQQQQQQQYHQPAGVGNGHANQRSQMPLPQQQQQQLQQRQPPIPSRHSSVQQKIFVSTNPFIQTTAVKFHSPSSVHSTPAASPTCGSLAAAASLASIYGTTARGGGAAAASQQYHQQQQQQQQHYYRDVAGGNNSNGGSVYYASHNNAHAHAHAHTPHMPHVQAQAHHSNYAASTNIEKTGNIRAKTKAEFLENLNAKLAKQGMSGRAFAVRNLINSKALPDPRICHESLMDQIKRGAPLKRNQKINDRSAPKIH, from the exons AATACTTCGCCACTTTGGGAGGATTTTGTGGCAAAGGCCAGTAAACTGCACACATGTCTGCG cgcTGCTATTCAGGCAATTGCTGCCTATTTGGATGCCTTCCAAAAAATTGCCGATGCGGCCACCAATTCCAGAG GTGCATCCAAGGAAATCGGCACCGCCTTGACGCGCGTCTGTCTGCGCCACAAGGCGGTCGAGACGCGCCTCAAATCGTTCACGGGCGCCATCATGGACTGCCTGGTGCAGCCGCTGCAGGACAAAATCGAGGACTGGAAGCGCACAGTGGCGACCATTGACAAGGATCATGCCAAGGAGCACAAGCGTTGCCGCACCGAGTTGAAGAAGCGCTCCAGCGACACGCTGCGACTGCAGAAAAAAGCGCGCAAGGGCCAAACGGACAACAGTCTGCAGTCGCTGATGGACTCGCATATGCAGGATGTGACGCTGCGGCGCGCCGAGCTGGAGGATGTCGAGAAGAAGTCGCTGCGCGCTGCCATGATCGAGGAGCGGCTGCGCTACTGCAGCTTCGTGCACATGCTGCAGCCCGTGGTGCATGAGGAATGCGAGGTCATGTCCGAGCTGGGCCATCTGCAG gaAGCCATGCAGTCGATTGCGCTGGTCACCAAGGAGCCCAGCGTGCTGCCCCAGGCCTCCGAGGAGCTGATTCATGTGGCCAAGGCCAGCATCAATCTATATCCGGAGTCACCTGGCGGCGGCTCCGGCTCACAGGGCGGCGGCTGCTCCAACTCTTTGGGCTCACGCAAAAGTTCCGTTTGCTCCATCAGCAGCATGAACAGCAGCGGCTCCAGCAACTCACCGGGACATCATCACTATCAACGCTCATTGTCGCAG TTTGTAACGCCCGCAATTCGCTTGAAACCTGGTGAATCCAGTGATAGTGGCTTTTGCTCATCGCCAGCGCTAACAACACag GCTACAAATGCGAGCAACCAGACACATGCTGTTGCCACTTGGCCGCCACATTCGCAGGATGTTGTCGATACGCTGCCACCAACTGCGGATCGTCCGCATACGATTAGCACCACCTATGAGAAGGGACATCAGCGTCCGCCGCTAACTGTTTACACGTTCCAGAATCCCGAGACCATACACgagtccagcagcagcaacagtctgGTGCCcactggcaacagcagctcggGACAGAATACGCCGGCAACACAAAAATCGCCAGCGGCAACGCTCAGTCGTCCGCCCTTGCCAGTG CGCTGCTCATCGCTGGAGCGTCCGCTGTCGGCGCAGAGCAATCATCGCCAGAATAGCGCACAGAATCTGCTGCAGCGTCAGTGCCCATCGCCGATTCCAGCTCATATCACGAAAG AGCTGTCCGCAGCACAtcatgcacagcagcaatcacagccgcagcaacagcagcagcaacagccagcgCCCACCTATGTTAACACCTGTGAACTGGCAGCTATGAAActaacacagcagcaacagcagcaatcgactcctttgctgcagcagcagagcagcattGACTCGATTAGCTCGCAGCATTCGAATGACTCGTCGACTAGCTCgctacagcagcaattgctgctgcaccagcagcaccaacagcagcagcagcagcaacagcacatgAACCATCAACAGCCTCGCTCCCATTCCATTTCGTCGGCATCGTCGCACACAGCCTCATCGCTGCACTCACACGCCTCACTTGACTCGGCTGTGGCCAcagctggcggcggcgctgctgctggttacACCAACACTAGCACCACAACGCCCTCTAGCGGCTGCTCAACGCCACAGAATCACTACTCACCACTGTTAACCAATTCACCAACGTCCACTGCCGCAGGTACAcccagcggcggcagcattGCCAGCGGTCTCGGCTTTGTCTATCAGATAAGTTCACCAACGCCACCGCCCAGCGCCCACGAGCCGCTCAAGATCACCGAATCCACAGCCACTGTGGACAGCGCCGAAGCCGACGAGCGCTCCCGCGCCTCTGTGCTGCAAAAGGCGTCCATGTTCGAGaagcaagcggcagcaacaactgcgcCCAACAATGTGCCGCGACGCTCCGAGGAGATTCGCGTTGCCGAGCAGCAGGAAATGG aCAAATCTTTCGAAGATTCAATCCaagctttaaacaatttaattggcGAACTAGACTCTTTTCAACGTGAAATCGATGAGGGCAagggcaagcagcagcagcagcacaacaacaacaacagcagcagcaatagcaacagcggcgccagcagcaacaacagcaaccaggaattgctgctgctgccaaccaCCATCGACTCGATCAGCAATCAAACCAACTCCAGTGGCTGCGGCACTGACATTTCGGACACCACCTCcgaggagctggagcagcagcaccaacaacaacagcagcttgcagccagcagcagtcgtCTGGGCGCCAGCGATTCCGAGCTGAGTCGCTGCTATGTAAGCGAGACCAGCTCGCTGACCGCCGGCTATGAGAATCCCACATTCGCTCACTTTGCAGCGCAGCGCGAAGACGGCAGCGAGGGTCGCTCGCTGTACGCGGACAGCGTCTCGCTGGCTGCATCGGATACAGTTTGCCAGCAGCGTCACGCGTACGTggacagcgacagcggcagcgccgTGGTCGTCATCTATGATCATCAGATTCCCAATACGCCGGACATTGAGTTTGTGAAGCAGAATTCGGAGATTGTGCTGCTGCGCACCAAAGatccgcagcagctgcagctgcatgagatgcgtgagctgcagcagctgccggaCAATCTGGCTGGCTCGCCCGAGTCGCCAGATGGCGCCACTggtacaagcagcagcagcagcgcaccaagagcagcgacagcaactgtGGCGCCTGCCAAGCAGCGACTCTCCTCATTTCGCGCTTcaagtgagcagcagctgcagctgctgggaCGCGCAAGTCCGCACAGAGGTACAGTAAGGCCTAGtttagagcaacaacaacaaccacaacagcagcaacaacagcagcagcagcaaccacaacaacaacagttgatAGCCAGTGATAGCAATGGCTTGCGGCTTAAGCTGCCGCCAAAGccaagcagcttaagcattttCAATGCCAACACGCTCGAtacgagcaacagcagcagcagcagcaacagcagcagcaagccagTGATACCTAGAAAGTTTGACTTTAAGGCTGATTTAGATGCCAAAATACGCCAGCAGAAACtcaaagtgcaacagcaattgcagcaacagcagcaaagcaactcacagcagcaactgccagcacactcaccaacaacaacaacaacacagtcgcccccaacaacaacagcaactacaccaacaactactactacttcaaTAAACTGTAATGTCATTAATAAACCAGACGCTATTGCATGCGCATCAGCAATCGCAGCAAGCTTAAGCCAAATTCATCTGCATCGTATGCCAAAACCAAATCAAACATCAGCAACATACAATCATGCGCCATACAAAacgcccacaacaacagcaaccacaacaacaacaacacctgCGGCTAAACTGTCATTGCTATCATCATCAACTTCATCTTCATCTTCACCAACATCATCCACcataacagcagcaatctCAGCCGCATTGCTGCCTGCCATGCCCCAACTGCCCGCCAgagcaacgccaacgccagcagcaaccaacagcaacaacacaatcACTTCCAATTCATTTATGTGctccaatgccaatgccaatgccaatgcccaTGCCCAAGTTAAGCCGTGCATAACGCCCAGGCCGGCATCGCTGTCCG gaggagctggagctggagcagcagctgctttgggCGGCAGCTCCACGCGCATTGCACGTCGTTCGTCCATAAATCAAGCCAAGCCACCGCCGCCAGTGCGACGCAGCTCCTCGGTTACGCCTAGTCCCAACAATAGCAAC ctgctgcagcatcaacaacaaatgcttagCAACTCCAGCGAGcatttgccgccgccgcccgccTTTATGCttgaggcagcaacagcaacatacaacacaacagcaaccacagcaacagATATGCCCAGCTCTGCGCTTAGAGTATCAGAGACAGTGCGCGCTTTGGCAGCGCTGCGGCATCAGCCAGCCTCGCCTGTTGCACTGCGtcgcttgcaacagcagcagcagcaacatacacaacagcaacagcagcaacgcgcGCCTTCACTGCAG ACAACACCACACACTCAGTCCCTGCACCAGTCCCCAGCAACTAGCGCTGAACTAGACTACGAAGCTTACTACAACTCCTATATGCAGCTGCATGCGTacgccaacagccaacagcagcagcagcaacagcaacttcattatcagcagcagcagcagccgcccaCACCGCCGCCCTATCAAGCTCCACCGCCGGCAGATGGC TCGTTTCGCACCTCATCGCCCAGCGCTGGTGGCATCTACGCGCAGCCCAAGCTGATGAGCAACATGTCCAGCTTTCGCACCAGCAGTCCCAGTCCCAATGGTCATGGACATGCTCATGCGCTGCCACCAACACAGCCCAAGGCTAATCCGAATCTAATTGCACAGCTCAATGCACGcatcaacagcaaacagcagcagcagcagcaacaccagcaacagcaacatgttgccgaAGGCATTTATGGCAATGCAGGCGACAACATTTACATGCGCGGCGGTCTCTCCAtgacacagcagcaacagcagcaacacattgACG CAGCTgcgcaacaagcagcacaacgacagcagcagcagcaacaacagcaacagcagcaacattataCATGCCCACCGCCATTAGAAGATCCACCACCGCCGCCCATTTACTCAGCCACTATGCCCAAGAAAATGTCACGCGCTCATGCTGcatacagcagcaacaacagcaaccatcatggcaacagcaacaatagcagcagcagcaacatgtccAATCATATGGCCAGTGCCTATGCTGCAGCCTCAGCCAGCGCTACGTTGCCCAAAAACATgctacaccaacaacaacaacaacagcagcagcaacagcaacgtttgctacagcagcaacaacaacaacaatatcatcAGCCCGCAGGCGTTGGCAATGGTCACGCTAATCAGCGCTCGCAAATGCCactgccccagcagcagcagcaacagttgcagcaacgaCAGCCTCCCATACCATCGCGTCATTCCAGTGTGCAGCAAAAGATTTTCGTTTCAACGAATCCATTTATACAAACGACAGCCGTCAAGTTTCATTCGCCATCGTCGGTGCACTCAACGCCCGCCGCCTCGCCCACCTGCGGCTCGCTCGCCGCAGCTGCATCTTTGGCCAGCATTTATGGCACAACAGCGCGTGGCGgcggcgccgctgctgcctcGCAGCAAtatcatcagcaacagcagcagcagcagcaacactatTATCGCGATGTTGCTGGCGGCAATAATAGCAATGGCGGCTCTGTTTACTATGCCAGCCACAacaacgcccacgcccacgctcaCGCCCATACGCCCCACATGCCCCATGTCCAGGCCCAGGCCCATCATTCAA ACTATGCCGCGAGCACAAATATCGAAAAGACTGGCAACATACGTGCCAAGACCAAGGCTGAATTTCTCGAGAATCTCAATGCGAAATTGGCCAAACAGGGCATGTCCGGACGTGCATTTGCAGTGCGAAATCTAATCAACAGCAAGGCCCTG CCGGATCCGCGCATCTGTCATGAGTCGTTAATGGATCAAATAAAGCGCGGCGCACCGCTTAAGCGTAATCAGAAAATCAACGATCGCAGCGCACccaaaatacattaa
- the LOC108596490 gene encoding mucin-5AC isoform X13, whose protein sequence is MDLSLERDSSALGSLFQQIINDMKNTSPLWEDFVAKASKLHTCLRAAIQAIAAYLDAFQKIADAATNSRGASKEIGTALTRVCLRHKAVETRLKSFTGAIMDCLVQPLQDKIEDWKRTVATIDKDHAKEHKRCRTELKKRSSDTLRLQKKARKGQTDNSLQSLMDSHMQDVTLRRAELEDVEKKSLRAAMIEERLRYCSFVHMLQPVVHEECEVMSELGHLQEAMQSIALVTKEPSVLPQASEELIHVAKASINLYPESPGGGSGSQGGGCSNSLGSRKSSVCSISSMNSSGSSNSPGHHHYQRSLSQFVTPAIRLKPGESSDSGFCSSPALTTQATNASNQTHAVATWPPHSQDVVDTLPPTADRPHTISTTYEKGHQRPPLTVYTFQNPETIHESSSSNSLVPTGNSSSGQNTPATQKSPAATLSRPPLPVKPAHVRCSSLERPLSAQSNHRQNSAQNLLQRQCPSPIPAHITKDKSFEDSIQALNNLIGELDSFQREIDEGKGKQQQQHNNNNSSSNSNSGASSNNSNQELLLLPTTIDSISNQTNSSGCGTDISDTTSEELEQQHQQQQQLAASSSRLGASDSELSRCYVSETSSLTAGYENPTFAHFAAQREDGSEGRSLYADSVSLAASDTVCQQRHAYVDSDSGSAVVVIYDHQIPNTPDIEFVKQNSEIVLLRTKDPQQLQLHEMRELQQLPDNLAGSPESPDGATGTSSSSSAPRAATATVAPAKQRLSSFRASSEQQLQLLGRASPHRGTVRPSLEQQQQPQQQQQQQQQQPQQQQLIASDSNGLRLKLPPKPSSLSIFNANTLDTSNSSSSSNSSSKPVIPRKFDFKADLDAKIRQQKLKVQQQLQQQQQSNSQQQLPAHSPTTTTTQSPPTTTATTPTTTTTSINCNVINKPDAIACASAIAASLSQIHLHRMPKPNQTSATYNHAPYKTPTTTATTTTTTPAAKLSLLSSSTSSSSSPTSSTITAAISAALLPAMPQLPARATPTPAATNSNNTITSNSFMCSNANANANAHAQVKPCITPRPASLSGGAGAGAAAALGGSSTRIARRSSINQAKPPPPVRRSSSVTPSPNNSNLLQHQQQMLSNSSEHLPPPPAFMLEAATATYNTTATTATDMPSSALRVSETVRALAALRHQPASPVALRRLQQQQQQHTQQQQQQRAPSLQTTPHTQSLHQSPATSAELDYEAYYNSYMQLHAYANSQQQQQQQQLHYQQQQQPPTPPPYQAPPPADGSFRTSSPSAGGIYAQPKLMSNMSSFRTSSPSPNGHGHAHALPPTQPKANPNLIAQLNARINSKQQQQQQHQQQQHVAEGIYGNAGDNIYMRGGLSMTQQQQQQHIDAAAQQAAQRQQQQQQQQQQQHYTCPPPLEDPPPPPIYSATMPKKMSRAHAAYSSNNSNHHGNSNNSSSSNMSNHMASAYAAASASATLPKNMLHQQQQQQQQQQQRLLQQQQQQQYHQPAGVGNGHANQRSQMPLPQQQQQQLQQRQPPIPSRHSSVQQKIFVSTNPFIQTTAVKFHSPSSVHSTPAASPTCGSLAAAASLASIYGTTARGGGAAAASQQYHQQQQQQQQHYYRDVAGGNNSNGGSVYYASHNNAHAHAHAHTPHMPHVQAQAHHSNYAASTNIEKTGNIRAKTKAEFLENLNAKLAKQGMSGRAFAVRNLINSKALPDPRICHESLMDQIKRGAPLKRNQKINDRSAPKIH, encoded by the exons AATACTTCGCCACTTTGGGAGGATTTTGTGGCAAAGGCCAGTAAACTGCACACATGTCTGCG cgcTGCTATTCAGGCAATTGCTGCCTATTTGGATGCCTTCCAAAAAATTGCCGATGCGGCCACCAATTCCAGAG GTGCATCCAAGGAAATCGGCACCGCCTTGACGCGCGTCTGTCTGCGCCACAAGGCGGTCGAGACGCGCCTCAAATCGTTCACGGGCGCCATCATGGACTGCCTGGTGCAGCCGCTGCAGGACAAAATCGAGGACTGGAAGCGCACAGTGGCGACCATTGACAAGGATCATGCCAAGGAGCACAAGCGTTGCCGCACCGAGTTGAAGAAGCGCTCCAGCGACACGCTGCGACTGCAGAAAAAAGCGCGCAAGGGCCAAACGGACAACAGTCTGCAGTCGCTGATGGACTCGCATATGCAGGATGTGACGCTGCGGCGCGCCGAGCTGGAGGATGTCGAGAAGAAGTCGCTGCGCGCTGCCATGATCGAGGAGCGGCTGCGCTACTGCAGCTTCGTGCACATGCTGCAGCCCGTGGTGCATGAGGAATGCGAGGTCATGTCCGAGCTGGGCCATCTGCAG gaAGCCATGCAGTCGATTGCGCTGGTCACCAAGGAGCCCAGCGTGCTGCCCCAGGCCTCCGAGGAGCTGATTCATGTGGCCAAGGCCAGCATCAATCTATATCCGGAGTCACCTGGCGGCGGCTCCGGCTCACAGGGCGGCGGCTGCTCCAACTCTTTGGGCTCACGCAAAAGTTCCGTTTGCTCCATCAGCAGCATGAACAGCAGCGGCTCCAGCAACTCACCGGGACATCATCACTATCAACGCTCATTGTCGCAG TTTGTAACGCCCGCAATTCGCTTGAAACCTGGTGAATCCAGTGATAGTGGCTTTTGCTCATCGCCAGCGCTAACAACACag GCTACAAATGCGAGCAACCAGACACATGCTGTTGCCACTTGGCCGCCACATTCGCAGGATGTTGTCGATACGCTGCCACCAACTGCGGATCGTCCGCATACGATTAGCACCACCTATGAGAAGGGACATCAGCGTCCGCCGCTAACTGTTTACACGTTCCAGAATCCCGAGACCATACACgagtccagcagcagcaacagtctgGTGCCcactggcaacagcagctcggGACAGAATACGCCGGCAACACAAAAATCGCCAGCGGCAACGCTCAGTCGTCCGCCCTTGCCAGTG AAGCCGGCGCATGTG CGCTGCTCATCGCTGGAGCGTCCGCTGTCGGCGCAGAGCAATCATCGCCAGAATAGCGCACAGAATCTGCTGCAGCGTCAGTGCCCATCGCCGATTCCAGCTCATATCACGAAAG aCAAATCTTTCGAAGATTCAATCCaagctttaaacaatttaattggcGAACTAGACTCTTTTCAACGTGAAATCGATGAGGGCAagggcaagcagcagcagcagcacaacaacaacaacagcagcagcaatagcaacagcggcgccagcagcaacaacagcaaccaggaattgctgctgctgccaaccaCCATCGACTCGATCAGCAATCAAACCAACTCCAGTGGCTGCGGCACTGACATTTCGGACACCACCTCcgaggagctggagcagcagcaccaacaacaacagcagcttgcagccagcagcagtcgtCTGGGCGCCAGCGATTCCGAGCTGAGTCGCTGCTATGTAAGCGAGACCAGCTCGCTGACCGCCGGCTATGAGAATCCCACATTCGCTCACTTTGCAGCGCAGCGCGAAGACGGCAGCGAGGGTCGCTCGCTGTACGCGGACAGCGTCTCGCTGGCTGCATCGGATACAGTTTGCCAGCAGCGTCACGCGTACGTggacagcgacagcggcagcgccgTGGTCGTCATCTATGATCATCAGATTCCCAATACGCCGGACATTGAGTTTGTGAAGCAGAATTCGGAGATTGTGCTGCTGCGCACCAAAGatccgcagcagctgcagctgcatgagatgcgtgagctgcagcagctgccggaCAATCTGGCTGGCTCGCCCGAGTCGCCAGATGGCGCCACTggtacaagcagcagcagcagcgcaccaagagcagcgacagcaactgtGGCGCCTGCCAAGCAGCGACTCTCCTCATTTCGCGCTTcaagtgagcagcagctgcagctgctgggaCGCGCAAGTCCGCACAGAGGTACAGTAAGGCCTAGtttagagcaacaacaacaaccacaacagcagcaacaacagcagcagcagcaaccacaacaacaacagttgatAGCCAGTGATAGCAATGGCTTGCGGCTTAAGCTGCCGCCAAAGccaagcagcttaagcattttCAATGCCAACACGCTCGAtacgagcaacagcagcagcagcagcaacagcagcagcaagccagTGATACCTAGAAAGTTTGACTTTAAGGCTGATTTAGATGCCAAAATACGCCAGCAGAAACtcaaagtgcaacagcaattgcagcaacagcagcaaagcaactcacagcagcaactgccagcacactcaccaacaacaacaacaacacagtcgcccccaacaacaacagcaactacaccaacaactactactacttcaaTAAACTGTAATGTCATTAATAAACCAGACGCTATTGCATGCGCATCAGCAATCGCAGCAAGCTTAAGCCAAATTCATCTGCATCGTATGCCAAAACCAAATCAAACATCAGCAACATACAATCATGCGCCATACAAAacgcccacaacaacagcaaccacaacaacaacaacacctgCGGCTAAACTGTCATTGCTATCATCATCAACTTCATCTTCATCTTCACCAACATCATCCACcataacagcagcaatctCAGCCGCATTGCTGCCTGCCATGCCCCAACTGCCCGCCAgagcaacgccaacgccagcagcaaccaacagcaacaacacaatcACTTCCAATTCATTTATGTGctccaatgccaatgccaatgccaatgcccaTGCCCAAGTTAAGCCGTGCATAACGCCCAGGCCGGCATCGCTGTCCG gaggagctggagctggagcagcagctgctttgggCGGCAGCTCCACGCGCATTGCACGTCGTTCGTCCATAAATCAAGCCAAGCCACCGCCGCCAGTGCGACGCAGCTCCTCGGTTACGCCTAGTCCCAACAATAGCAAC ctgctgcagcatcaacaacaaatgcttagCAACTCCAGCGAGcatttgccgccgccgcccgccTTTATGCttgaggcagcaacagcaacatacaacacaacagcaaccacagcaacagATATGCCCAGCTCTGCGCTTAGAGTATCAGAGACAGTGCGCGCTTTGGCAGCGCTGCGGCATCAGCCAGCCTCGCCTGTTGCACTGCGtcgcttgcaacagcagcagcagcaacatacacaacagcaacagcagcaacgcgcGCCTTCACTGCAG ACAACACCACACACTCAGTCCCTGCACCAGTCCCCAGCAACTAGCGCTGAACTAGACTACGAAGCTTACTACAACTCCTATATGCAGCTGCATGCGTacgccaacagccaacagcagcagcagcaacagcaacttcattatcagcagcagcagcagccgcccaCACCGCCGCCCTATCAAGCTCCACCGCCGGCAGATGGC TCGTTTCGCACCTCATCGCCCAGCGCTGGTGGCATCTACGCGCAGCCCAAGCTGATGAGCAACATGTCCAGCTTTCGCACCAGCAGTCCCAGTCCCAATGGTCATGGACATGCTCATGCGCTGCCACCAACACAGCCCAAGGCTAATCCGAATCTAATTGCACAGCTCAATGCACGcatcaacagcaaacagcagcagcagcagcaacaccagcaacagcaacatgttgccgaAGGCATTTATGGCAATGCAGGCGACAACATTTACATGCGCGGCGGTCTCTCCAtgacacagcagcaacagcagcaacacattgACG CAGCTgcgcaacaagcagcacaacgacagcagcagcagcaacaacagcaacagcagcaacattataCATGCCCACCGCCATTAGAAGATCCACCACCGCCGCCCATTTACTCAGCCACTATGCCCAAGAAAATGTCACGCGCTCATGCTGcatacagcagcaacaacagcaaccatcatggcaacagcaacaatagcagcagcagcaacatgtccAATCATATGGCCAGTGCCTATGCTGCAGCCTCAGCCAGCGCTACGTTGCCCAAAAACATgctacaccaacaacaacaacaacagcagcagcaacagcaacgtttgctacagcagcaacaacaacaacaatatcatcAGCCCGCAGGCGTTGGCAATGGTCACGCTAATCAGCGCTCGCAAATGCCactgccccagcagcagcagcaacagttgcagcaacgaCAGCCTCCCATACCATCGCGTCATTCCAGTGTGCAGCAAAAGATTTTCGTTTCAACGAATCCATTTATACAAACGACAGCCGTCAAGTTTCATTCGCCATCGTCGGTGCACTCAACGCCCGCCGCCTCGCCCACCTGCGGCTCGCTCGCCGCAGCTGCATCTTTGGCCAGCATTTATGGCACAACAGCGCGTGGCGgcggcgccgctgctgcctcGCAGCAAtatcatcagcaacagcagcagcagcagcaacactatTATCGCGATGTTGCTGGCGGCAATAATAGCAATGGCGGCTCTGTTTACTATGCCAGCCACAacaacgcccacgcccacgctcaCGCCCATACGCCCCACATGCCCCATGTCCAGGCCCAGGCCCATCATTCAA ACTATGCCGCGAGCACAAATATCGAAAAGACTGGCAACATACGTGCCAAGACCAAGGCTGAATTTCTCGAGAATCTCAATGCGAAATTGGCCAAACAGGGCATGTCCGGACGTGCATTTGCAGTGCGAAATCTAATCAACAGCAAGGCCCTG CCGGATCCGCGCATCTGTCATGAGTCGTTAATGGATCAAATAAAGCGCGGCGCACCGCTTAAGCGTAATCAGAAAATCAACGATCGCAGCGCACccaaaatacattaa